The following coding sequences are from one Streptomyces sp. NBC_01485 window:
- a CDS encoding peptidoglycan-binding domain-containing protein: protein MIDPTGQQGRPERHGLLCPECGALRAPDNTPSCSCARRAAETLHDTRTTEAAAAEDFNPLRIRPYVELDGAGASAKGADRGAADSGAGGGGPSGSSYSSRPSGASRSSDEADGELTMPLQAVPADATAALPTPFAPPVSAPSTTDLRLFEAADVGPARLGPAHLDDEEPRRPRRRRRALLVASSAAVVAVVAAAGFASGLFSYEKPTRDGAAPKDVRAAVPDTSTSSPASASPSVSRSASPSASDASPSPSESASPSPSASEESALPSTSPSATASETAPTVRATGSLGPPENGADKNGNGGSADGTVLRRGDTGAEVIELQLRLGQLSLYTGEVDGTFSGEVEEALRDYQSSKGTTADGPGVYGALTRAILESETKEP, encoded by the coding sequence GTGATCGATCCGACGGGGCAGCAGGGGCGACCGGAGCGGCACGGGCTGCTGTGCCCGGAGTGCGGAGCGCTCCGCGCGCCCGACAACACCCCGTCCTGCTCCTGCGCCCGGCGCGCCGCCGAGACCCTGCACGACACCCGCACGACGGAGGCGGCCGCGGCGGAGGACTTCAATCCGCTGCGGATACGGCCGTACGTGGAGCTGGACGGTGCGGGGGCGTCCGCGAAGGGGGCCGACAGGGGGGCGGCCGACAGTGGCGCCGGGGGCGGTGGCCCGTCGGGCTCCTCGTACTCGTCCCGCCCATCGGGCGCGTCCCGCTCGTCGGACGAGGCCGACGGTGAGCTGACCATGCCGTTGCAGGCGGTTCCGGCGGACGCGACGGCGGCGCTGCCCACTCCCTTCGCCCCGCCCGTCTCCGCGCCCAGCACCACCGACCTGCGCCTGTTCGAGGCGGCGGACGTCGGCCCCGCACGCCTCGGCCCCGCACACCTCGACGACGAGGAACCGCGACGCCCGCGTCGCCGCCGCCGGGCGCTGCTGGTGGCGTCGTCCGCCGCCGTCGTGGCCGTGGTGGCTGCGGCCGGGTTCGCGAGCGGGCTGTTCTCCTACGAGAAGCCGACGCGCGACGGGGCCGCCCCCAAGGACGTACGGGCCGCCGTGCCCGACACCTCGACCAGCAGCCCGGCCTCCGCGTCGCCGTCGGTGAGCCGTTCCGCGTCCCCGTCGGCCTCCGACGCCTCGCCGTCGCCCTCCGAGAGCGCGAGCCCGTCGCCCTCCGCGTCGGAGGAGAGCGCGTTGCCCTCCACGTCGCCGTCGGCCACGGCGAGCGAGACCGCGCCGACCGTCCGCGCCACCGGGTCCCTGGGGCCGCCCGAGAACGGGGCCGACAAGAACGGGAACGGAGGGAGCGCCGACGGCACGGTGCTGCGGCGCGGCGACACGGGTGCCGAGGTGATCGAACTCCAGTTGCGGCTGGGGCAGTTGTCCCTCTACACCGGCGAGGTCGACGGCACGTTCAGCGGTGAGGTCGAGGAGGCCCTGCGCGACTACCAGTCTTCCAAGGGGACGACGGCGGACGGGCCGGGCGTGTACGGGGCGTTGACGCGGGCGATCCTGGAGTCCGAGACCAAGGAGCCGTAG
- a CDS encoding HAD-IA family hydrolase, whose protein sequence is MPVLAARALLLDMDGTLVNSDAVVERIWRRWADAHGLDGDEVMKVVHGRQGHASMAVLLPGRPTHLNLADNARMLAEETADLEGVVPVPGAPEFLAALRGVPHALVTSADVPLSTARMAAAGLELPGVRVTAESVGASKPDPEGFLKGAAELGVAPADCVVFEDSGAGIAAGRAAGMRVVGVGARAAAHGPDVVVRDLSGVRVEVVGDGVRIHAG, encoded by the coding sequence ATGCCGGTCCTGGCCGCCCGCGCCCTCCTGCTCGACATGGACGGCACCCTCGTGAACTCCGATGCCGTCGTCGAGCGGATCTGGCGCCGCTGGGCCGACGCGCACGGGCTCGACGGGGACGAGGTCATGAAGGTCGTCCACGGCCGTCAGGGGCACGCCTCGATGGCCGTGCTGCTGCCCGGCCGGCCGACGCACCTGAACCTCGCGGACAACGCGCGGATGCTCGCCGAGGAGACCGCCGACCTGGAGGGCGTCGTGCCGGTGCCCGGAGCGCCCGAGTTCCTCGCCGCCCTGCGGGGCGTCCCGCACGCGCTGGTCACCTCGGCGGACGTCCCCCTGTCGACCGCCCGGATGGCCGCGGCGGGACTGGAACTCCCCGGCGTGCGCGTCACCGCCGAGTCGGTGGGCGCGAGCAAGCCGGACCCCGAGGGCTTCCTCAAGGGCGCGGCCGAGCTGGGCGTCGCCCCGGCGGACTGCGTGGTGTTCGAGGACTCCGGCGCGGGCATCGCGGCGGGGCGCGCCGCCGGGATGCGGGTCGTGGGGGTAGGGGCGCGGGCGGCTGCGCACGGGCCGGATGTGGTGGTGCGGGATCTGTCGGGGGTGCGGGTGGAGGTCGTGGGGGACGGGGTACGCATTCACGCAGGGTGA
- a CDS encoding TMEM165/GDT1 family protein, whose amino-acid sequence MISITVTAVVFGVVFLAELPDKTALAGLVLGTRYRASYVFAGVAAAFALHVALAVAAGSVLTLLPQQLVQALTGVLFLGGAAVLLLKKDDGDEEIRRPEDQSFWKVAGAGFMLILVAEFGDLTQIMTANLAARYDDPLSVGLGAVLALWAVAGLGIVGGKALMKRVPLKLITRIAALLMLALGVWSLWEAIAG is encoded by the coding sequence TTGATCAGCATCACCGTGACGGCGGTCGTCTTCGGCGTCGTCTTCCTGGCCGAGCTGCCCGACAAGACCGCGCTCGCCGGCCTCGTCCTCGGCACCCGCTACCGCGCCTCGTACGTCTTCGCAGGTGTCGCCGCCGCCTTCGCGCTGCATGTCGCGCTGGCCGTCGCGGCGGGCAGCGTGCTGACCCTGCTCCCGCAGCAGCTCGTGCAGGCGCTGACGGGCGTGCTGTTCCTGGGCGGCGCGGCGGTGCTGCTGCTGAAGAAGGACGACGGCGACGAGGAGATCCGGCGGCCCGAGGACCAGTCCTTCTGGAAGGTCGCGGGCGCGGGCTTCATGCTGATCCTGGTCGCCGAGTTCGGGGACCTCACGCAGATCATGACCGCCAACCTCGCCGCCCGCTACGACGACCCGCTCTCCGTCGGGCTCGGCGCGGTGCTCGCGCTGTGGGCGGTCGCAGGGCTCGGCATCGTCGGCGGAAAGGCGCTGATGAAGCGGGTGCCGCTGAAGCTGATCACCCGGATCGCGGCGCTGCTGATGCTGGCGCTCGGGGTGTGGAGCCTGTGGGAGGCGATCGCCGGCTGA
- a CDS encoding HNH endonuclease family protein → MSKFYARGRLSIVAALTGLIASAALFTAPTASAALPTPVSAATARTYLASLTVKAEDRTGYDRDLFPHWITISGTCNTRETVLKRDGTNVVTSSACAATSGSWYSPYDGATWTAAADLDIDHLVPLAEAWDSGASAWTTAQRQAFANDLTRPQLIAVTDNVNQQKSDQDPAEWMPSLTSYRCTYVRAWVQVKYYYDLSVDSAEKSALTSDLASC, encoded by the coding sequence ATGTCGAAGTTCTACGCGCGTGGACGGCTGAGCATAGTCGCCGCCCTCACCGGCCTCATAGCCTCGGCCGCGCTGTTCACCGCCCCGACCGCCTCCGCCGCTCTCCCCACCCCGGTCAGCGCCGCGACCGCCCGCACCTACCTCGCCTCGCTCACCGTGAAGGCCGAGGACCGCACCGGCTACGACCGCGACCTCTTCCCGCACTGGATCACCATCTCCGGCACCTGCAACACGCGCGAGACGGTCCTCAAGCGCGACGGTACGAACGTCGTCACCAGCTCCGCCTGCGCCGCCACCAGCGGTTCCTGGTACTCCCCCTACGACGGCGCCACCTGGACCGCCGCCGCCGACCTCGACATCGACCACCTGGTCCCGCTCGCCGAGGCCTGGGACTCGGGCGCGAGCGCCTGGACGACCGCCCAGCGCCAGGCCTTCGCCAACGACCTGACCCGCCCGCAGCTCATCGCCGTCACGGACAACGTGAACCAGCAGAAGAGCGACCAGGACCCGGCCGAGTGGATGCCGTCGCTCACCTCGTACCGCTGCACCTACGTCCGCGCCTGGGTCCAGGTGAAGTACTACTACGACCTGTCGGTCGACTCCGCCGAGAAGAGCGCGCTGACGAGCGACCTGGCTAGCTGCTGA